The following nucleotide sequence is from Pochonia chlamydosporia 170 chromosome 4, whole genome shotgun sequence.
CATAACCTTCGTGAATGCCAATTGCCAGCGACTCTTCCAACCTTTTTTAGAAAATTTATTCATGGTCGCCCTTTGGTCTGGGGATATTCTACGCGCTCAATTCTCGAGACCTTCCTCGCCATATCTGCAGCCATGCGTTCCATCAGAGCCAATCGCCTCCCATTGAGGCCTCTCCCTCGTTACATGTCCACAGCATCTTCGTCGGCTCCCAAGACGACTGCTCTAAGCTCCGTGCTCATCGCCAACCGTGGTGAGATTGCCATTCGAATCAACCGCACTGCGGAGCGCATGGGCATCCGCGCCACCACTGTCTACACAGATGTCGATGCCGGCTCATGGCATGCCTCGACCGGATACCAGTCGCTGGGACTGGGCCCCGCCAACGGCTACCTCGATGGCGACAAGATTATTgctctggccaagaagcatGGTATCCAGGCTCTGCATCCTGGATATGGTTTCTTGTCGGAGAACTCGCAATTCGCTGAGAAGTGCGAAAAAGAAGGCATTGTCTTCGTGGGACCTCCCGCAACGGCTATGGCCGACATGGGCAACAAGGCGAGGAGTAAGGAGATCATGACGGCGGCCAATGTGCCCTGTGTGCCTGGATATCACGGTTCTGAACAAGGAGAGCAGGAACTTCTTCAGTACGCCAAGGATATTACTTTCCCCGTTTTGTTGAAGAGCGtgcgtggtggtggtggcaagggTATGCGAATCGTCATGACTGAAGACGAGTTTATGACCCAGCTGAAGAGTGCTCGCGCTGAGGCTCGCGCCTCGTTTGGTGAAGGCGGTGAGgtgatgcttgttgagaagTATATTGTGCGACCGCGTCACGTTGAGGTGCAAGTGTTTGCGGACAAGCACGGCAACACAGCTGCTCTTGGCGAACGAGACTGCAGTGTTCAGCGACGACACCAAAAGGTTCTTGAAGAGTCACCAGCGCCTGATTTGGATGAGGCTACGAGACAGGATCTGTGGGACAAGGCTCGCAAGGCTGCGTCTGCTGTTGGTTATGTCGGTGCTGGTACCGTCGAGttcatcctcgacaaggacACCGGCAAGTTCTACTTTATGGAAAtgaacaccagactgcaggTCGAGCACCCTGTCACTGAGATGGTGACCGGGTTGGACCTGGTTGAGTGGCAATTCCGCATTGCTGCTGGCGAGGAGCTGCCTCTGAAGCAGGCCGAAgttgaggagaagatgaggacgcTTGGCGCTGCCATTGAAGCTCGTGTCTACGCTGAGAATCCCGAGAAGGGTTTCATGCCCGACTCCGGCAAGCTTGTTCACGCAGTCCTACCTGATTCGGTTCTTGCTGACCCAGATGTCAGACTGGACTGGGGTTTCGGTTCTGGAAGCACCGTCTCAGAAGCGTATGATGGCATGATTGCCAAGCTGATTGTACGAGGAGAGAACCGTGAACAGGCTATTGCCAAGCTGGCAGCTGCCCTGCGCGCCTTCGAAATCGTCGGCGTCAGCACCAACGTCGAATTCCTCAAACGTCTGTGTTACTCGCCCGCTTTCATTGAGGGCGATGTCGAGACTGGCTTCATTGATAAGTGGAGAGACGAGCTCTTCAAGCCTAGACACATCAGTGAGGAGGTTTTCGCACAGGCTGCCCTCGGCGTTCTCAACTTGCAATTAAACGGCGCCAAACCTCATGGCCAGACTCTTGGCTTCGGCGACGCCAGCACATCCAGCGAGCGCAAGCTTGCATTCAAGGTCCTTGACGGATACAGCGAGAAGGAGGGTGAGATTGTTGAGGCGGCTGTCACCCAGACCGGACACAACCTGTACAATGTCACTGTTTCACGAAAGGGACAAGCAACGCCCATCGTCTTTAACAATGTGGCCAGTGAGCCCACGCCAGAAGGTGCTGTCATGAAGTTGCAGACTTATTTCCCTGCCGAGAGAATACTGTCTTCAGTTGTGCCGCAGGTTCAAGAGAATGATACCAAGATTACCGTTTTCCAGCACGGTGTCAAGACTGATCTCTCCCTGCTCCCGCCTTCATGGTACGAGAAGGCTCTGGGTCTGAAGGAAATTGCTGCGTCGGTGGTTGCTCCTATGCCCTGCAAGATTTTGAAGAatgaggttgttgagggCCAAGAGGTTAAAAAGGGAACTCCTCTTGTTGTGTAAGTCTTGACCTGCCTGTATTCACAACCTTTACTGACATTGTTATAGTATTGAGTCAATGAAGATGGAGACGGTGATTCGATCACCACAAGACGGCGTGGTGAAGAAGCTAGCCCACAAAGAGGGTGTAAGTATTCACATTTCAACAATCAATTTTGGTTTATGGCAATCTAACACTTTTCACAGGATATCTGCAAAGCAGGAACTATTTTGGTACTGTTTGAGGAGGAACCAGTCAAGGAAGAAGCATAAGCGAACATGCATGGCGTTTAAGGGTATGAACTTGGTTCCAGGCGGCGATGTATTAAGTATTTAAATGATGACATACAGTAGAAGATGAATGTTCTTTCTGTTACGTTGTACATGAGGTGCTGTATTCCTTGGGCATAATGCCCTGACCATCCGTTATCGCTGTAGGTGTTACCGTGACGCCATCTTCCTATAATCATCAGGAAGATGTCTACTCAacttgctcttcttggccgcTTTCCTAATCCGCATCCACCATTCCTCAATCCGCTTCTTATACCGCGGATCAGAAGGGGGAACATACTCCGAAAACCGCTTAATAAGATTCTAAATCAAGTCAGCACACATTCACCACACGAATCCCATCATCAATACCAACCTCCTTAGCAGCCAGTGTAATAAACCCCAACACAAACGCAACCCACGCCAACGTCCCCTTCGTCCCGAGAAACTGATTCCCCCCTCGAAACTCCACCGTCCCCGTACACCTCCCCGTCTTGGGATGCGGAAAGATGTTCTGAAAGTTCCACAACACATACCGATTCCCCTGCATGTACAGATAAATCTCCGTCTCATTCGGCAGCGCCCGAATCTCACTAGCGACCTGCTTCAAACTCGCCGTCGACTTCCCCCAGAGTAAGGTCTCGCACACGCCCGCCTCGGCGCTCAGGCTGTTCAGCTTGCAGTACTGGTTCTCGCGGCGTGTGGCCGGCAacatggagaagatgaagtccTCGTAAACAATGGCGGCGAAGGCAATCTTCTTTAGGGTGCTGAGCTTGAATTTGTTCTTGCGGCTTACGGGCGTGACGTGGACGTGGCCGCCGCAGGAGGGATCGCGCTGCGGGTTGAAGTGCACGCGCATGGCTTCCCAGAAGTCGCTGAGGATACGGGTCAGGTGGAGGGTTGTGTCTAGACGGGGGGATACGACTTCCATGCAGACTGTGAGAATTGTGAGTATGGGTTTTAGTTTGTATGGGGGTTTGTTGTCGTGGACAAACCGAATGGACGGGGTCGTTTGAGAGATCCGTCGCGAGTTACGAACCATTTTCCGCCGTAGTACTCGGGGTGTTTGCTGTATTTGGAACAGTCGTCGTGTACGGCGTCGATTCCGCGGTTTTGAAGCTTTTGAGCAAGTTGGCGGTACCAGTCGACGTTTGTGAAACTTTCGCAGCCGCCGTAGGGCTTTCCTATCGATTCTATCTCGACGCCGAAGTTGTAGTGTCTCATGACGGGTTGTTGGATTTGGTGGGAGGGTGGGTTTTCCGATGTAGCAGTGTTATGAAGTGAGGTTGTACGATATGGACGCAGATGTTGGAATTAAATAAAGAATCATGCACGTTGTTACCTTGCCTAACAGCAGGAGGGAATCACCTGATGGCCTCGTATCACGGAGATGTGAACAGGAACAACACTGCTGGCACGATATCATGTGTGTGTTCCTCAGTCGGCGAACAGTGAGATGAGTCCAGCCTCACAGGCAAGATTTGGGCTTACAGTTCAAACAGTCGACGTTGGCAAGCTTCATACTCTGTCCTCGTGCTGTTGAGCTGGTTCCCGATACCAAGGCTGTAGTACCCAACATGAATCGGAATCGGATCATCACCAGCGAAACATTCAACAGTGCTGTCGTGGCTCGTATCAAAGAGTATCCAAACGTAACAATTGCCGCTGCTGAATAAACAATATCAATGTATCAACGCTCATCACGCTGCCCAATGGGTACGGCGACCTCTTATGCGGATAGTTGTTGTAACTTGTAAGTGacacaacaacaccataACTCGGTTGGACAACAATGCCCTTCAGCACAGCAGCCTTATCATGCGAAGCAGAGCCCTCTCTTCTCCCTGACTCATTTTACTCACAAAATATGACAGCCCGGCCACTGCAGAACGTGCGTGGGACTGCTCGATTGGCGGTGTCCAAGGTAACCCAGCAACTCACAGACAGGGAATAGAATATATTGCTGCCCAACAACCGGCCATCAATGCAACACGCCAGATCCACCCGTATGAATCCCGTCTGTTCAATGAGATGACGCACGAGCAATACCATCTTTAAAAATGGCACGCTATTGAACAGATTGAGGCACTTTTTCCTCCTATCCTTTTCCCTTCTGGCCGGTGGATTCCCGCTTGTCTTCCGTTTTCCCCTTGTTCCCATCTGGTCCCTTCCGACGCCTGACCACTTCCCCTATTCGGAAGAATACATGTACAtttccatttgatgtcttgttcGCGAATAGCAGACCCCAAATCATGGCTGAGGCAGAAGTAACGGCAGCGACAACGGGTCACGGTCCATCGGGTGACCTTCGACGCGCCAAGTACTACTTCGCCTACGGCAGCAACCTTCACATGAGACAGATGCAGCGGAGATGCCCCAACAGCAGATACGTCGGCTTCGGGCGGCTGCCCAACTTTCGCTGGCAAATCAATGAGCGCGGGTTTGCCAACGTGGTACGAGCGGAGGGCCACTGGGTGGATGGACTGGTGTACGAGATTGAGGACAccgacgaggagaagctCGATATCAGCGAGGGTGTTTCCAAGGGTGCGTATGAGAAGCAGCATATGCAGGTCCTGGTGAAGCTGGCGTGTTGCTCCCTCTATCGCCGCTCGGTGCCGTGGATCGTTGCCCGCGGCGGGCCATGCAGCGTTCGCAAGATTGCTAAACATGGGCATCGTAAGATGATTACTTCGATTGCCAGAGAGACGGAGAATGTGCTGGTGTACATtagtctggtgcatgtggcggACAGCAGTCCCAGGGAGGAGTACATCGAGCGTATTAATCGGGGGATAAGAGACGCGGCGTCTCTGGGCATGGAAGACGATTATATTCGCAATTGTATTCGGCCGTTTGTACCAGAATCAAGTGGTTCTAGCAATGAAACTCCTACGCCTACACGACAAAATTCGCCGAGGACAGCTGAAAACGAATGATGAAGGAGCGGGAATAATGGCATGATTCAATTACAACACATGTCTGGTGATAGAcatggccttcttcaacaaaacGGATATACAACAAGGAGCACCATTGCTAGCCCTCCCTGGTAGCACTATACAGCCACGTCAAAAGTGTTGCTCTGTGAGTAACTTGACTCTGGTTGCCGTGAACCAACACCTTGGGCCGACAGATGGCCTTTAATGGCAGCTTCCTCCCGCCTTCGACCCTCTCCACGAACAACCCAGGCGCAATATCGAAAAGATATCTGACGTCCCGTCGAACAGCGGACTCGGGTGATGTGCCGCTTAAGTCTACTGTGCGTCCGCCATCCGCCAGGTTAGAGCACTCATACACCTCGAGCCGCGTGCTGGCCGTCTTCAATGGCCACTTCAGCCAGAACATGCTGCTGGATGTATGGAACCTATGCGCAAGATCGGCCGCAGGTTGAACCACGGCCTTACGGAGGGAGCTTTGGAGCTCGGCGACTGAGATTTTTGGGAATGCGGTTGTCATGTACGATGACAGGTCTTTAGAAATTAGATGTATGTACGTTTCTCGCCTAGACTTGAAAGATTTTTGGGAGCTCAACGCTACGAGGGTTTCACTTCTCCATTCGCGGCAGTGTTCGGCGTCTGTAGTTTACTGGTTAAATATCATTCACTCCCATACCTAAGAGATGGATAGGTTTGCCTCATACCTCTAAACTTCGCCATGGCGGACTCAATCCCAACAATCCATAAAATGGTTGCATCCTCTGTAGAATCATCGAGAGGGCAATAAAACGGCTTTGAAAAGAATGCCAGCCACAGGTAATAAGATATTGCGGCCGCAATGTGGTATTCATCGCTGTGGTGTATAGTAAGACATCTCTTCGCCGGTTCACGAAGCAAAGAGAGAAATTTCGCCGCTTGTGCAGGGCTTGGCTTCTTGAGATTTCCAGATGATATCCCTTCCAAAGTCAATGGCAGTCTGTTTTCCACCCATCGTTGAATTTTGTCGCAGAGCGCCTTGTACGCCTCCCTAGCCTCCGACTCAGTGATATCTTGGCGGTGTGACTGGAGTCGGAATATTTGATCACCAGCCTCTTGCAGGTTGCGGTCCTTTGTCTTTAAATGGGCTCGTGCCTCCAATAATTGAGTCCTGGTTTCGGACAACTCCTTTGTCAGCAGGTCGATTTTCTTGAGAAGCCTCTTGTTCTCTACTTCCGAAACTTCAAGCTCTATTTGTCGGCAATCCAGGACTTGCTCGGTGAAAGTACGGAGCGTTCGCTCATCGTTTAATAATGTTTCCAGATCCTTTTGCGGGCCGTTTGGTGTTTCGGCtgctggcggaggaggagcgtCGTCTGCCATCGGGATGGTTTGTCACTTCGCAGCTCGCCTTATTTTGGACACTATGAGGTGCAGTTTGATCGTGAATCGCAAAATATGGTTAATTCAAGGTTTGAACCACAATGCTCAATGACGAGTCCCGGAAGGACAAGATCAATCAATGGGCAATCGGGTATGTGCAAACTGCAAAGGTATCATGATGCTGCACAACATGCGTCTCTCCCCACTGAGGCTTATTCAACGCAGTGGTCAAAACTGGGCACCAAGTGGTTTTATGTGCCTGGCGCGTACTTGTTCACTTGCTGGTCAGCTATACCCGCCCCCAGCTTGTCTTGGGCCAACGTTGCAAGTTCAACCAACACGCAATGTCGCAGCAGGGTGACTTGGGCCTCATGCTGGGCAGCAATGCCGCATCACCCGGTCCACTCCTGTGACCGCCTGTGGCCAGTGGGCACATTGAAGTGTGCCTGAAGTGGTTTCGATATGCAGTACGAACAAGGTGGAAAAGATGAGTTCCTACAGCCCGCAGCCGTCTTATTAGTTCATCGTGTGAAGGCTCGGCCTGGTCTTCCGACCTAAATGCCATGACCACGAGGCACCAGGTCGTAGGCGGCTTTGATGGAACTCACTCGTACTGAGACTTGGAGTCAAATTTTCGGCCCTCTAGTTTCTGGGTTTTGTGAACTTACCGGAatggagaagagaaggataATCGTCTCAATAGACTTTGGCACAACATATTCTGGGATTTCGTGGGCTGAGACAAGCCGAGTAAGCTGATCAGGCACTCAAGCTACCAACCAAGTCTGATTGCTCATGCTCATTGTCAATAGCCTGACGTTCAACACGTCGTATCAGTCTGGCCATCAATCGATGGTCCGAAAAACAGCCTCAAGGTTCCTACCGAGCTACGAAAGTTAGCAACAGGATGGCAATGGGGGTTCCAAATTCCAGACAATGCGAAAAGATTCCGCTTTTTCAAACTGTAAGCTTGGGC
It contains:
- a CDS encoding 3-methylcrotonyl-CoA carboxylase subunit alpha (similar to Coccidioides immitis RS XP_001242830.1), giving the protein MRSIRANRLPLRPLPRYMSTASSSAPKTTALSSVLIANRGEIAIRINRTAERMGIRATTVYTDVDAGSWHASTGYQSLGLGPANGYLDGDKIIALAKKHGIQALHPGYGFLSENSQFAEKCEKEGIVFVGPPATAMADMGNKARSKEIMTAANVPCVPGYHGSEQGEQELLQYAKDITFPVLLKSVRGGGGKGMRIVMTEDEFMTQLKSARAEARASFGEGGEVMLVEKYIVRPRHVEVQVFADKHGNTAALGERDCSVQRRHQKVLEESPAPDLDEATRQDLWDKARKAASAVGYVGAGTVEFILDKDTGKFYFMEMNTRLQVEHPVTEMVTGLDLVEWQFRIAAGEELPLKQAEVEEKMRTLGAAIEARVYAENPEKGFMPDSGKLVHAVLPDSVLADPDVRLDWGFGSGSTVSEAYDGMIAKLIVRGENREQAIAKLAAALRAFEIVGVSTNVEFLKRLCYSPAFIEGDVETGFIDKWRDELFKPRHISEEVFAQAALGVLNLQLNGAKPHGQTLGFGDASTSSERKLAFKVLDGYSEKEGEIVEAAVTQTGHNLYNVTVSRKGQATPIVFNNVASEPTPEGAVMKLQTYFPAERILSSVVPQVQENDTKITVFQHGVKTDLSLLPPSWYEKALGLKEIAASVVAPMPCKILKNEVVEGQEVKKGTPLVVIESMKMETVIRSPQDGVVKKLAHKEGDICKAGTILVLFEEEPVKEEA
- a CDS encoding swim zinc finger domain-containing protein (similar to Metarhizium acridum CQMa 102 XP_007811205.1), which gives rise to MRHYNFGVEIESIGKPYGGCESFTNVDWYRQLAQKLQNRGIDAVHDDCSKYSKHPEYYGGKWFVTRDGSLKRPRPFVCMEVVSPRLDTTLHLTRILSDFWEAMRVHFNPQRDPSCGGHVHVTPVSRKNKFKLSTLKKIAFAAIVYEDFIFSMLPATRRENQYCKLNSLSAEAGVCETLLWGKSTASLKQVASEIRALPNETEIYLYMQGNRYVLWNFQNIFPHPKTGRCTGTVEFRGGNQFLGTKGTLAWVAFVLGFITLAAKENLIKRFSEYVPPSDPRYKKRIEEWWMRIRKAAKKSKLSRHLPDDYRKMASR
- a CDS encoding AIG2 family protein (similar to Metarhizium acridum CQMa 102 XP_007811204.1), with amino-acid sequence MAEAEVTAATTGHGPSGDLRRAKYYFAYGSNLHMRQMQRRCPNSRYVGFGRLPNFRWQINERGFANVVRAEGHWVDGLVYEIEDTDEEKLDISEGVSKGAYEKQHMQVLVKLACCSLYRRSVPWIVARGGPCSVRKIAKHGHRKMITSIARETENVLVYISLVHVADSSPREEYIERINRGIRDAASLGMEDDYIRNCIRPFVPESSGSSNETPTPTRQNSPRTAENE